In Mycobacteriales bacterium, the genomic window CTGTTCGCCCAGTCGGCGATCCCGACCTGCACGATGCGCTCCCCCGGCAACCCGGCCGCGATGAGCTCGCGGACCGGCGCCCCGTTGCTGCGCGCCTCGCGAAGGTCGTGATGAGCGTCCACCGTGACCAGCCCGGCACGGCCGAGATCGTCCCCGAACACACCCGCCATCGCCGGGTAGGTCAGCGAGTTGTCACCGCCGATCACGACCAGCAGCCGCGCCTTGGCCGCGGCGGTCTCGACGGCGGTACGGACCCGCCACTCCCCCTCGACCCGGACGTCGGGGTCGTCGACGTCCCCGCGGTCCCACGGCGCGACCAGCTGCGAGAGATCGACACCGCGCGAGGGCGACCAGGTCGTCAGCTGGTCCAGCGCCCGGCGTACCGCGGCGGGCGTTGCGTGCGCTCCGGTGTTCGGTACGGACGTGGCGAAAGTGGGGATCCCGATGACGGCGAGGTCCACGGGTCGGGCGCCGGGACCGGCCGCGAGCCACTCCGCGGCGCTCGGCCAGCGGTGGTCGGA contains:
- a CDS encoding arginase family protein; protein product: MNRGTSDHRWPSAAEWLAAGPGARPVDLAVIGIPTFATSVPNTGAHATPAAVRRALDQLTTWSPSRGVDLSQLVAPWDRGDVDDPDVRVEGEWRVRTAVETAAAKARLLVVIGGDNSLTYPAMAGVFGDDLGRAGLVTVDAHHDLREARSNGAPVRELIAAGLPGERIVQVGIADWANSRSYATEAHARGVTVIGRGEVAERGIAECMREALDVAAAGDAGAYVDLDLNACDRAVAPACPASLPGGLSAREMLTAAFLAGADPRVRAADITEVDATQDADDERTVRLAAMCLLEIAAGLATRSDR